Proteins from one Triticum aestivum cultivar Chinese Spring chromosome 7A, IWGSC CS RefSeq v2.1, whole genome shotgun sequence genomic window:
- the LOC123149027 gene encoding cytochrome P450 77A3 → MDVNDVLLLASAVVLGLVWWRRCSKTGGVDSLPPGPPGWPVVGNLFQVILQRRPFMYVVRDLREKYGPIFTMRMGQRTLVIVTDADLIHDALVKQGPMFASRPADSPIRLLFSVGKCTVNSAPYGPLWRALRRNFVAEIVSPQRVKGFSWIREWAMGNHLRRIRAEHAKTGAVRMMASCRLTICSILICICFGAKIPDELIVEIEEVLKDVMMISLPKLPDFLPLLTPLFRRELAEAKNLRRRQLDCLLPLVRARREFLRTGGNACKADGEGNRVIGGVEMMSPPGEAYVDSLFDLEPPGRGKRLGEEELVTLCSEVMSAGTDTSATALEWVMMHLILDPAAQERVYDEVVAKAGKTARITEADVEALPYLQAVVKETFRRHPPSHFVLSHAATRDTELGGYRVPADASVEFYTAWVTENPETWPDPDAWRPERFLEGGEGHDTDITGTRALRMMPFGAGRRICPAATLGVLHIQLTLANMIRELRWTPPAGEGPPDPTETFAFTVVMKNSLRAGIVERNQPPPVAAH, encoded by the exons ATGGACGTCAACGACGTGCTGCTGCTGGCGTCGGCGGTGGTGCTGGGGCTGGTGTGGTGGCGGCGGTGCTCCAAGACGGGCGGCGTCGACAGCCTCCCCCCGGGCCCGCCGGGGTGGCCGGTGGTGGGCAACCTCTTCCAGGTGATCCTGCAGCGCCGCCCCTTCATGTACGTCGTGCGCGACCTCCGGGAGAAGTACGGGCCCATCTTCACCATGCGCATGGGCCAGCGCACCCTCGTCATCGTCACCGACGCCGACCTCATCCACGACGCGCTCGTCAAGCAGGGCCCCATGTTCGCCAGCCGCCCGGCCGACAGCCCCATCCGCCTCCTCTTCAGCGTCGGCAAGTGCACCGTCAACTCCGCCCCCTACGGCCCGCTCTGGCGCGCGCTCCGCCGGAACTTCGTCGCCGAGATCGTGTCGCCGCAGCGGGTCAAGGGCTTCTCGTGGATCCGGGAGTGGGCCATGGGCAACCACCTCCGCCGGATACGCGCCGAGCACGCCAAGACCGGCGCCGTCCGCATGATGGCCAGCTGCCGCCTCACCATCTGCAGCATCCTCATCTGCATCTGCTTCGGCGCCAAGATCCCCGACGAGCTCATCGTGGAGATCGAGGAGGTGCTCAAGGACGTGATGATGATCTCCCTGCCCAAGCTCCCGGACTTCCTGCCGCTCCTCACGCCGCTCTTCCGGAGGGAGCTCGCCGAGGCCAAGAACCTGCGCCGGCGGCAGCTCGACTGCCTGCTGCCGCTGGTGCGCGCGCGGCGGGAGTTCCTCCGGACCGGCGGCAACGCGTGCAAGGCGGACGGGGAGGGGAACAGGGTGATCGGCGGCGTGGAGATGATGAGCCCGCCCGGGGAGGCGTACGTGGACTCGCTGTTCGACCTGGAGCCGCCGGGCAGAGGGAAGCGGCTCGGCGAGGAGGAGCTGGTCACGCTCTGCTCCGAGGTGATGAGCGCCGGCACCGACACCAGCGCCACCGCGCTGGAGTGGGTCATGATGCACCTCATCCTCGACCCAGCGGCGCAGGAGAGGGTCTACGACGAGGTCGTCGCCAAGGCCGGCAAGACCGCCCGGATCACCGAGGCCGACGTCGAGGCCTTGCCCTACCTGCAG GCGGTGGTGAAGGAGACGTTCCGGCGGCACCCGCCGAGCCACTTCGTCCTCTCGCACGCGGCGACGCGGGACACCGAGCTGGGCGGGTACCGGGTGCCGGCGGACGCGAGCGTGGAGTTCTACACGGCGTGGGTGACGGAGAACCCGGAGACGTGGCCGGACCCGGACGCGTGGCGGCCGGAGCGGTTCCTCGAGGGCGGCGAGGGCCACGACACCGACATCACCGGCACCCGCGCGCTCCGCATGATGCCCTTCGGCGCCGGCCGCCGCATCTGCCCCGCCGCCACGCTCGGTGTGCTCCACATCCAGCTCACGCTCGCCAACATGATCCGCGAGCTCCGGTGGACTCCCCCCGCCGGCGAGGGGCCGCCCGACCCCACCGAGACCTTCGCCTTCACCGTCGTCATGAAGAACTCGCTCCGGGCCGGCATCGTCGAGCGCAACCAGCCGCCGCCGGTGGCCGCGCATTGA